The genomic interval GTGATTGTTAGGAACTCAGAAGGATCTGTTATGGCCTCATTGTGCTCATCGATGGACCTGATTCTTGATCCACTCCTTGGTGAGGCTGTAGCAGCTCGAAGGGCTTCTTCCTTTTGTGTAGAGTTGGGACTACAACATATTATTCTTGAAGGTGACTCTCTATCGGTGGTAAAGGCTATTCAACACAAAGAGGATAGTTGGAGTGACACTGGTCTTGTTATTAGAGACATTAAGATAATGCTGACCCGTTCTTGGTCTGTTTTACATGTCCATAAGGAAGTTAATGTAATTGCTCATCATTTGGCAAAGTTTGCTCTTAGCTGCCAGGAAGACTGTATACTTATTGAGGACTATCCTCCATGTATCCAGCATTTGCTTTAATGAATGAAATagctattttcaaaaaaaaaaaaaaaagattgataaaTGCTAGTAAATGAAATAGCAACAAACAAAACTAATAACCAACACATATCCAATAATAACCACTTACatccatattatataatatagtacaaataccaattaagaaaaattagtaAGATTAAATCCACACAttagtatatagtaattaaaaatatgtagcCATCCATATCTAACTTAATTTACGAAAAAAATAATGGTCGCTAGGTAATCCACATACTAAGATTAAATCCACATACTAAgattaaaacaattaattaattaagaatctATACTAAGATTAAATCCACATACTAAGCTTactaaacttaaaataaaacatactaaACTTAAGACAAAACATACTAAATTTCTTCGGAATCCTCAATTAAGACCCAACTATGGAGTCTTTACTGAGAGTTTCAAAGAAGTTTAGTATgatagtaaaattttaaattacaaccttATTTCTTTGGAATCAAATAATATAAAGCACAACTTACGTATCTAATTTAAATCTACATCttagattaataaataaaaatacctaTCCAATAATAACCAGTTACAtccttattatataatatagtaaataatattaattaaaaaacaatactaGGATTAAATCCAcacattagtatataataattaaaaaaaatacccaaccattaatatctaatttaattaatggtaattttaaaacaataggaaattaaaacaataacaaaaaacaaataatcgattaagaaaaattagtaaaattaactCCACGTACTAGATTTAGGATAAAACATACTAAACTTCTTCAGAATCCTCAGTTAAGACCCAACTATAAAGCCTTTACTGAGGGTTTCGAAGAAGTTTAGTAATAGTAAAAACTTAAATTACAACTAAATTTCTTTGgaatcaaataatatatataaagcactacttagtttatatgttatagctatatattatatgttatagttTGTGCATAACATTGCATGAATAACTTTAGACCCGTTTGGAAATTAGTGTACACTTGGGGTGTTCACTAATTTCTGAATTGTCTAATGTGGAcagtttaaaattatattatatatattgcacaTTTTCATTTCTCTTCGTTTTACACATTAAGGATAGAAATTTTGGtgtcttcttcatttgttcctTGAGTACACTGTTCGCAGAGTGACAATTCCTCTTTGCGGTCATTTATACTTGaagaactatggggaggtgtTGTCAAAATTTCTACTGGCGTGAAAAGTACAAGAGTGACGGAACTTGTGCAATATGGATGATATAATCTTGAATGGGATAAGACCAGCTACCTTTTTGTAAAGAACGTGGGGGTTTGAATTGGAGCATGCAATGCATGTGGAATTATTTCCATTACTAATCCATACGTTTATTTTAGAAAGGGATTAAAGTCGGATGCGTCTTGGAAATAGACATGGAAAAGACTATGTTTTGTATGCACGTAGAATGaaaaactttattgattttgCTTGGGCCTCTGCCGATTGTCGAGATTACATAAAGGGTCTATGTTAAGGATGCAAGAATCTGTGCGCTATAGTACTagatgaagtagaaagtcatatatttgtgaatggtatGGATTTGGGATATACTCGATTGGTATTGCATGATGAGTCATATGAACAATCTTCGAGTGTTCTGTTCGGTGATGGTATTTAAATGAGGCACCTGGATGATGATAATAGCGGAATGAGATGGAAGAGATGTTGAGTAAGAGAATTTGTCTAGAATGTGGAAAGATGCAAAGCGTGAGCTTTATCCTGGCTCTACAAAACACAGCAAAATGTCATTTATTGTGTGGCTACTACACATTAAGtcgtgtgggatgtcgacgaaagtaATGTACAttgtattggacttatttaatgagGTGCTCTCTGAAGGTTCTGTATTGTCGACGAATTTTAGCGAAACAATTGAGAAAGGCACTAGGGTTTGAGTACAAGTCGATACATGTACATATGAATAATTGTGTgttattttggaaggagaatgaggaaaaaTAGGATTGTCCCACATGTGGAGAGTCaaggtggaagggtaagaaaaatgtTCCGGTGAAAATTTTGCATTATTTTCCCCTCAAACCAAGATTGCAAAGGCTATATATGTGTAGCAAAACAACGCAAGATATGAGGTGGCACAAGGAGAAACGAGTTAGAAATGACAAATATATGAGGCACCCAGCTGACTCAATTGCATggcaatattttgataataaatatcCAGATTTTTGCAACGAAACTCGTAACATGCGTCTAGGACTAACAACGAATGGATTCAATCCATTTGGTAATATGAGTACAAGCTATAGCGCGTGGCCTGTAATGttgatttcatataatcttcCACCATGAAGTGCATGAAGGCTCCAAACTTCCTGTTAACTTTGCTTATCCCCGGTCCAAGATCACATGGGAATGATATTAGCGTAGTCATGCAGCTATTAATTGAAGAATTGAAATATCTATGGGAAAATGGCGTCTAAATGTTTGATACATACACATCGACATCTTTTCAAATGCATGTTGCAGTATTATGtatgataaatgatttttcaataTATGGAAATCTCTTGAGTTGGAGTACTAAAGGAAAGTTGGCATGTTCCATGTGTAATAAGGAAACTGcaagtgagtggctaaaatattcgCAAAAGATGTGCTTTATGGGCCAACGACGATATTTGTCACCAAATCATGAATAACGAAGGGAAGGCGctaaatttgatgggagagtggATGACAGAATTGTACCAAAGGAGTTGTCTAGGGATGAGATAGTGGAAAAATTAATGGAACTTGGATTGAATAGTTTCAACAAAGGtcggagaaagaaaaagaggcaCAACGGAATTGAATTTGACAAAGTGGAATATTTTTCTCGAGTTGCCATATTATCGTTATTTAAGTTGgtacatagtttggatgtaacgCATATACAGAAAAAT from Juglans regia cultivar Chandler chromosome 2, Walnut 2.0, whole genome shotgun sequence carries:
- the LOC108995438 gene encoding uncharacterized protein LOC108995438 — encoded protein: MDYLSPLEIIEFVITAKAIWHRRNTWLFEQQFHPPSQVSKLVQAEMASIKLWLENGIKQTEVQEPKNNRWIAPQLDVFKANWDAAIDKGNSRLGIGVIVRNSEGSVMASLCSSMDLILDPLLGEAVAARRASSFCVELGLQHIILEGDSLSVVKAIQHKEDSWSDTGLVIRDIKIMLTRSWSVLHVHKEVNVIAHHLAKFALSCQEDCILIEDYPPCIQHLL